In Quercus robur chromosome 11, dhQueRobu3.1, whole genome shotgun sequence, the following proteins share a genomic window:
- the LOC126706105 gene encoding auxin transporter-like protein 5: MASDKVVETVIVGNYVEMETEGKPKSVKNKLSNFFWHGGSAYDAWFSCASNQVAQVLLTLPYSFSQLGMLSGILFQLFYGLLGSWTAYLISVLYVEYRTRKEREKVDFRNHVIQWFEVLDGLLGKHWRNVGLAFNCTFLLFGSVIQLIACASNIYYINDNLDKRTWTYIFGACCATTVFIPSFHNYRIWSFLGLVMTTYTAWYLTIASYLHGQVEGVKHSGPTKLVLYFTGATNILYTFGGHAVTVEIMHAMWKPQKFKAIYLFATLYVLTLTLPSATAVYWAFGDLLLNHSNAFSLLPKSPFRDMAVILMLIHQFITFGFACTPLYFVWEKAIGMHECKSLCKRAAARLPVVIPIWFLAIIFPFFGPINSTVGSLLVSFTVYIIPALAHIFTFKSASARENAVEQPPKFVGRWIGTYTINVFVVVWVFVVGFGFGGWASVTNFVHQIDTFGLFTKCFQCPPATLPPSSAPHLLNATAPTPLNHTHLHHP; this comes from the exons TAACTTCTTTTGGCATGGTGGTTCCGCTTATGATGCCTGGTTTAGCTGCGCTTCAAACCag gTGGCTCAAGTTCTGCTTACTTTGCCATACTCATTTTCTCAGCTGGGAATGCTATCTGGCATACTTTTTCAGCTCTTTTACGGGTTGCTTGGTAGCTGGACAGCATATCTCATTAGCGTGCTCTATGTAGAATACAGAaccagaaaagaaagagaaaaagttgatTTCAGAAACCATGTCATCCAG TGGTTTGAGGTACTTGATGGACTCCTTGGAAAACACTGGAGGAACGTGGGCTTAGCATTTAACTGCACTTTCCTTCTGTTTGGATCTGTCATTCAACTCATAGCTTGTGCAAG CAACATATATTACATAAATGATAATCTGGACAAGAGAACTTGGACTTACATCTTCGGAGCTTGTTGTGCCACCACTGTCTTTATTCCTTCGTTTCACAACTATAGAATCTGGTCCTTTTTAGGCCTCGTAATGACCACCTACACTGCTTGGTACCTCACCATTGCCTCATACCTCCATGGTCAG GTTGAGGGTGTTAAGCATTCTGGTCCAACCAAGCTGGTACTATACTTCACAGGGGCCACAAACATTCTCTACACATTTGGGGGACATGCTGTTACAGT GGAGATCATGCACGCAATGTGGAAGCCTCAGAAGTTCAAGGCCATATACTTATTTGCTACCCTGTATGTGCTGACACTGACACTTCCATCTGCCACAGCTGTGTATTGGGCATTTGGAGACTTGCTTCTAAACCACTCCAATGCTTTTTCTCTGCTCCCAAAATCACCCTTCAGAGACATGGCTGTCATTCTAATGCTCATCCACCAG TTTATTACATTTGGGTTTGCATGCACACCCTTATACTTTGTGTGGGAAAAAGCCATAGGGATGCATGAGTGCAAGAGCCTATGCAAGCGTGCAGCAGCAAGATTGCCTGTGGTCATCCCCATTTGGTTCTTGGCCATAATCTTTCCTTTCTTTGGGCCCATCAACTCCACCGTTGGATCTCTTCTTGTTAGCTTCACAGTCTACATCATCCCTGCTCTGGCCCACATCTTCACCTTCAAATCAGCCTCAGCTCGTGAG AATGCAGTGGAGCAGCCACCAAAGTTCGTAGGGAGGTGGATTGGAACATACACTATCAATGTGTTTGTGGTGGTGTGGGTCTTTGTTGTAGGGTTTGGATTTGGAGGGTGGGCAAGTGTGACAAATTTCGTGCACCAGATTGACACATTTGGGCTCTTCACAAAGTGTTTCCAATGCCCTCCTGCAACTCTACCACCAAGTTCAGCACCTCATCTTCTCAATGCCACAGCACCTACTCCTCTCAACCACACTCACCTTCACCACCCTTGA
- the LOC126705763 gene encoding glycine-rich protein 2, whose product MGERLSGTVKWFNDQKGFGFITPNDGGEDLFVHQSSIRSDGFRSLGEGETVEYQIESGNDGRTKAVDVTGPNEGPVQGSRGGGGGGAGGGGGGRSSRGGGGYGGGGRSGGGRGGGGGGYGGGGYGGGGYGGGSYGGGGGGYGGGGGGGGSCYKCGESGHFARDCYQSGGGNSGGGGGGGGGGCYNCGGTGHFARECPNSSNR is encoded by the coding sequence ATGGGTGAGAGGCTGAGCGGAACGGTGAAGTGGTTCAATGACCAGAAGGGGTTCGGTTTCATAACCCCCAACGACGGCGGCGAGGACCTCTTCGTCCACCAATCCTCCATCAGATCCGACGGTTTCCGCAGCCTCGGCGAGGGTGAGACCGTCGAGTACCAGATCGAGTCTGGAAACGACGGCCGCACCAAGGCCGTCGACGTCACCGGTCCCAACGAGGGTCCGGTCCAGGGCTCGCGTGGCGGAGGCGGCGGTGGAgctggaggaggaggaggcggGAGAAGCTCTCGCGGTGGAGGTGGATATGGAGGCGGTGGGAGATCTGGAGGCGGacgtggcggtggcggtggagGTTACGGAGGCGGCGGCTACGGTGGTGGTGGTTACGGAGGAGGCAGCTATGGCGGTGGTGGCGGTGGGTACGGAGGCGGTGGCGGTGGAGGAGGGAGTTGTTACAAGTGTGGGGAGAGCGGTCACTTTGCTAGGGATTGTTATCAGTCTGGAGGAGGAAACAGCGGCGGAggcggcggcggcggtggtGGCGGTTGCTACAACTGCGGTGGAACTGGGCATTTCGCTAGGGAGTGTCCTAACAGCAGTAATCGTTGA